A single Camelus bactrianus isolate YW-2024 breed Bactrian camel chromosome 1, ASM4877302v1, whole genome shotgun sequence DNA region contains:
- the LOC105077973 gene encoding olfactory receptor 5AC1-like, translated as MMEANKTLVTEFVLTRLSDLPGLQVPLFLVFLGIYLTTMMGNLGLIFLIWKDPHLHTPMYFFLGSLAFADACSSSSVTPKMLMNFLSKDHTISMVECIAQFYFFASSATTECFLLVLMAYDRYVAIRKPLLYPVVMSTRLCTWLISVSYVIGFLHPVIHVGLLLRLTFCRSNITHHFYCEILPLFTISCTDPSINALVVLISAIFIQAFTFMSIIVSYTCILFAILKKKFEKSRSKAFSTCGAHLLSVSLFYGTLFLTFVCPGCGADQYQNKMYSLFYTIIIPLLNPFIYSLRNKEVLGALRKMVKK; from the coding sequence ATGATGGAGGCAAACAAGACGCTGGTGACTGAGTTTGTTCTCACAAGACTTTCAGATCTTCCAGGACTGCAGGTCCCACTGTTTCTGGTGTTCTTGGGCATCTACCTCACCACTATGATGGGCAACCTTGGACtgatttttctcatctggaaGGACCCCCACCttcacacccccatgtacttcttcctgggCAGTTTAGCCTTTGCAGATGCCTGTTCTTCATCCTCCGTGACCCCCAAGATGCTGATGAATTTTTTATCTAAGGATCACACAATATCCATGGTTGAATGCATcgctcaattttatttttttgcttccaGTGCAACTACAGAATGTTTCCTCCTTGTAttgatggcctatgaccgctatgtggccataCGCAAGCCCTTGCTTTATCCAGTGGTGATGTCCACCAGACTCTGCACTTGGTTGATAAGTGTGTCGTATGTAATTGGTTTTCTTCATCCTGTGATTCATGTAGGATTGTTACTTAGATTAACTTTCTGCAGATCCAATATAACCCATCATTTCTACTGTGAAATCTTGCCACTTTTCACAATTTCATGCACTGACCCATCTATTAATGCACTGGTAGTTCTTATTTCTGCCATTTttatacaagcttttacttttaTGTCCATTATAGTTTCTTACACTTGTATTCTCTTTGCCATTCtgaaaaagaagtttgaaaagaGCAGGAGCAAAGCCTTTTCTACATGCGGTGCCCACCTGCTCTCTGTTTCCTTGTTCTACGGCACTCTCTTCCTCACTTTCGTGTGTCCTGGGTGTGGCGCAGATCAATATCAGAATAAAATGTATTCACTGTTCTACACAATTATAATTCCCCTGCTAAACCCTTTTATTTATAGCCTAAGGAACAAGGAAGTTTTAGGTGCACTTAGAAAAAtggtaaagaaataa
- the LOC105077972 gene encoding olfactory receptor 5AC1-like gives MAEENKTLVTEFVLTRLSDLPGLQVPLFLVFLGIYLTTMMGNLGLIFLIWKDPHLHTPMYFFLGSLAFADACSSSSVTPKMLMNFLSKDHTISMVECIAQFYFFASSATTECFLLVVMAYDRYVAIWNPLLYPVVMSTRLCIQFIGVSYFICFLHSAIHVGLLFRLTFCRSNIIHYFYCEILQLFKISCTDPTVNILLVFIFSAFIQVFTFMTIMVSYTHVLFAILKKKSENGMSKAFSTCSAHLLSVSLFYGTLFFMYVRPGSAPSEDHDKMYSLFYTIIIPLLNPFIYSLRNKEVIGALRRIMKK, from the coding sequence ATGGCAGAAGAAAACAAGACGCTGGTGACTGAGTTTGTTCTCACAAGACTTTCAGATCTTCCAGGGCTGCAGGTCCCACTGTTTCTGGTGTTCTTGGGCATCTACCTCACCACTATGATGGGCAACCTTGGACtgatttttctcatctggaaGGACCCCCACCttcacacccccatgtacttcttcctgggTAGTTTAGCTTTTGCAGATGCCTGTTCTTCATCTTCCGTGACCCCCAAGATGCTGATGAATTTTTTATCTAAGGATCACACGATATCCATGGTTGAATGCATcgctcaattttatttttttgcttccaGTGCAACTACAGAATGCTTCCTCCTGGTagtgatggcctatgaccgctatgtggccataTGGAACCCCTTGCTTTATCCAGTGGTGATGTCCACCAGACTCTGCATTCAGTTTATAGGTGTctcatatttcatttgttttctacATTCAGCAATTCATGTGGGTTTGTTATTTAGATTAACTTTCTGCAGGTCTAacataatacattatttttactgtgaaatttTACAACTGTTCAAAATTTCTTGCACTGATCCTACAGTTAATATACTTCTGGTTTTCATCTTTTCAGCCTTTATACAAGTCTTCACTTTTATGACCATCATGGTCTCTTACACCCATGTCCTCTTTGCCATCCTGAAAAAGAAGTCTGAAAATGGTATGAGCAAAGCCTTCTCCACGTGCAGTGCCCACCTGCTCTCTGTTTCCTTGTTCTATGGCACTCTCTTCTTCATGTATGTGCGTCCTGGGTCTGCTCCCTCTGAAGATCATGACaaaatgtattctttattttatacaaTAATAATTCCTCTACTAAATCCTTTTATTTATAGCCTGAGGAACAAAGAGGTTATAGGTGCCTTGAgaagaataatgaagaaataa